From Hymenobacter sedentarius, a single genomic window includes:
- a CDS encoding tRNA-binding protein → MPDATLTWTEFERVDLRVGTIREAHPFPEARRPAYQLLIDFGPEIGLKKSSAQITHHYTLEALVGRQVVAVVNFPPKQIGKFRSEVLVTGFADADGHIVLADVAGPVPNGSRLI, encoded by the coding sequence ATGCCCGACGCTACTTTAACCTGGACTGAATTTGAGCGCGTGGACCTGCGCGTGGGTACCATTCGCGAGGCCCACCCGTTTCCCGAGGCCCGCCGGCCCGCGTACCAGTTGCTGATTGATTTCGGCCCGGAGATTGGGCTGAAAAAATCCAGTGCCCAAATCACGCACCACTACACGTTGGAGGCCCTCGTGGGCCGCCAAGTGGTGGCGGTGGTCAACTTTCCGCCCAAGCAAATCGGCAAATTCCGCTCCGAGGTACTGGTAACCGGCTTTGCCGATGCCGACGGCCACATTGTGCTGGCCGACGTGGCCGGACCGGTGCCGAATGGCAGCCGGCTTATTTAG